The DNA sequence AAGTTATTCCCACAAAGGTTTTGAGGACTGGATTACAAATCTTCGTGAACCATATCCGCTTATATTGGCTGATAGTGACTGGTTGTTACGAAGTCCCGAATTGGTAAAGATGCTGAGGGAAAAAAATATTCGTGTCGGATTGCTTGGTTCTAATAGTGATCAATACGAAGATAAGAATCTATTAAAAAAAGAAATCGCAATCTATGAAAAAACGTTTTACAAAAAACCACTTTGGTTTGCGACCGCCGATTATAAAGTCGATACTTCCATGCAAACTGCTTTGCATGAGCAAGGTATTAATATCGTTGCTCCGACTTATACGTTTCCTATAGAAGAAAGTAAAATTCCTGAAGGTTCATTTGTAAGTATTCCTCTACATCGTGACAAGGAAGTTTCTTTTGAAGGTATTAATGAATTTATAAAAGCGCATAAATTTGTATCTATTGAACAAAATATATTTGGCTATGAAATTTCTACGAAGCGTTATCCTTAAGTTTGAGGAATCTACTATATAACTAAAAAAGGGCTGACACGAAATTTTTCAATTCTGTGATCGCCCTTTTTTTATGCTTTTACAGTTTTAGTTGTTTCTTTTCGTGCTTTGCGACGCTCTTCCAATCGTTTTCGATCTTCTTCTGATTGTGCATTGTATTTTGGCAGCATTAAAATTTGGTATGCATTAACGGCTACTAATGGGAATAATAATAGTGCAACATATACATCAATATTATCTTGTCTTCCCATTAAAGCAATAATCCATTCCAAAGATGTAATAACAATCATGAAAAACAATGTTGAAATCAACACATGCGGTTTTTGCGTCATTTTGATTTTTTTAATTGCTGTCCATATAGCAACACCGACTAGCACTGCAAGCAAGAAGCCATAAAATATCCAGTCTCCAGCCGCATTTGCTCCTGGTGCAAAACGGAAAACAATAATATCCACTAAGACGATAATTATTAATAATATTTGAATCCAATTCCAAAGTGTTAACGTTCTAAATATATTGACCCCGACTTGATGTAGTGTTAAATAAGCGAAAAAGCCTGCTTGTGCCATTACACTCATCGTCATCCCTAATACGATATTCCAAACTACCGCAGCAAGAAATTCTGAGATTTCCCCATTCGCTAAGTATGGCTGGTAAAAGTCCCAACGAATAATTAACGAGGCAACTGCATTAACTAAACCACCGATTACCAATGCCCAAAAAGCAAATTTCACCCAGTTCCGTATCGTCACGAACAAATTCCCCCATTTTTTAATATATCTTGTATATTTTATCAATTCGATGTCAAAAAAGCGACCTCTCTTAAAAGATGTTACATATAATTTGTAAAATTGTGAACAATAAGCGAAAGCGCATAAATGAAGAAAGGTCGTGATAAAAGTGAAACGATTAATCATACTAGC is a window from the Solibacillus isronensis genome containing:
- a CDS encoding KinB-signaling pathway activation protein; the encoded protein is MTIRNWVKFAFWALVIGGLVNAVASLIIRWDFYQPYLANGEISEFLAAVVWNIVLGMTMSVMAQAGFFAYLTLHQVGVNIFRTLTLWNWIQILLIIIVLVDIIVFRFAPGANAAGDWIFYGFLLAVLVGVAIWTAIKKIKMTQKPHVLISTLFFMIVITSLEWIIALMGRQDNIDVYVALLLFPLVAVNAYQILMLPKYNAQSEEDRKRLEERRKARKETTKTVKA